In Maridesulfovibrio frigidus DSM 17176, a genomic segment contains:
- a CDS encoding YebC/PmpR family DNA-binding transcriptional regulator translates to MAGHSKWANIQHRKGRQDAKRGKIFTKMAKDIIIAAKAGGGDVNMNASLRLAVSKAKAVNMPNDKIDTAIKKGTGELAGGDINEMMYEGYGPGGVALLIEAATDNKNRTVAEVRHALSKAGGSMGESGSVAWMFDKKGVMIFDKEAYNEDQLMEIGLEGGAEDVLDEGDSFAVHCAPEDFAPLQQAFVEAECTSQSAELAFVPKNLVEVDVSTAKKIMNLMERFEDLEDVTDVFVNADFPDELMSEMDG, encoded by the coding sequence ATGGCTGGACACAGTAAATGGGCAAATATTCAGCATAGAAAAGGCAGGCAGGATGCCAAACGTGGCAAAATTTTTACAAAGATGGCTAAAGACATAATTATCGCAGCAAAGGCTGGCGGTGGCGATGTTAATATGAATGCATCTTTGCGCCTTGCTGTTTCAAAAGCAAAAGCTGTTAATATGCCGAATGATAAAATTGATACCGCTATTAAAAAAGGTACCGGCGAACTTGCTGGCGGCGATATCAATGAGATGATGTACGAAGGTTATGGCCCTGGTGGAGTTGCTTTGCTTATCGAAGCTGCCACAGATAACAAGAACCGTACTGTTGCTGAAGTTCGTCACGCTCTAAGTAAAGCTGGCGGGTCTATGGGTGAGTCTGGAAGTGTCGCATGGATGTTCGACAAAAAAGGCGTAATGATTTTCGACAAGGAAGCTTACAACGAAGACCAACTCATGGAAATCGGCCTTGAAGGTGGTGCTGAAGACGTTCTTGATGAAGGCGATTCATTTGCCGTTCATTGTGCGCCTGAAGATTTCGCACCCCTCCAGCAGGCTTTTGTAGAGGCTGAATGTACAAGTCAGAGCGCTGAACTTGCTTTTGTTCCTAAGAACCTTGTTGAAGTTGATGTCTCTACCGCTAAAAAGATCATGAATCTCATGGAAAGATTTGAGGATCTTGAAGACGTAACAGACGTTTTCGTTAATGCAGACTTCCCTGACGAGCTTATGTCAGAAATGGACGGCTAA
- the ruvC gene encoding crossover junction endodeoxyribonuclease RuvC, with product MENPGIVIIGIDPGTRVTGFGIVREVSGQVTLLEAGAIRTNTKAPMCARLGQIYTRLAELLESHKPDEAAIENVFVASNPSSAIKLGQARGAAMAACAVSGLVVSGYEPTKVKQNLVGTGRADKSQVAFMVERILGVKDTKWANDTTDALAIAICHLNERRFARMAGK from the coding sequence GTGGAAAATCCCGGTATTGTGATAATCGGCATTGACCCTGGAACCCGTGTAACTGGGTTCGGGATAGTAAGGGAAGTTTCCGGTCAGGTTACTTTGCTTGAAGCCGGCGCAATCCGGACCAATACCAAAGCCCCCATGTGTGCCAGACTCGGGCAAATTTATACCCGTCTGGCCGAGCTTTTAGAAAGCCATAAACCGGACGAAGCGGCGATAGAAAATGTCTTCGTCGCTTCTAATCCGTCTTCGGCTATTAAATTAGGACAAGCGCGCGGGGCAGCAATGGCCGCGTGTGCAGTTTCTGGTTTAGTTGTTTCTGGTTATGAACCCACAAAGGTTAAACAAAATCTTGTGGGGACAGGTCGCGCGGATAAAAGTCAGGTCGCATTTATGGTGGAACGCATACTGGGTGTAAAAGATACCAAGTGGGCTAACGATACCACTGATGCGCTGGCTATAGCTATTTGTCATTTGAATGAACGTAGATTTGCAAGGATGGCTGGGAAATGA
- a CDS encoding glycosyltransferase family protein, whose amino-acid sequence MQRPQRIRIKNESEKLQSLPEGKEYFQDLGGDGDILFLGLGPNPCQALELFSEEGKAHYIECPDFEKQIPTVRKISNKFTRINPEELDALPEKNFRLILYTPNKRLFPSFWEPIISKLALQKTAFFSKIKSKTVWIPGNDNSLLVPELSRAFAGADFTYRVIAPDAMQRDLLSLLNQERPEIIFSINFNGLDNSGETYFMLREAGVKVVVWMVDNPFHIISGIKSEYWKEVPMLVTDEWFVNPLKDLGAKKVNHLPLATDPEFFNPDVPEYTGLENRTVFAGRSSFPKKDTFFAGCSFSTQDEQAAIKAIANGIKPDFEWWAKRDELTSFWPGKNVRDTGFKTEQSGTIWRTQALDNAGTNLTIFGDKGWRELLTNADIRPPIDYFTVLPAIYAGAAITLNMTSPLLPNGLTQRNFDVWSAGGFLLTDYTPGLSIFPEDLVAECSFSKPKDLPALSDKFHANPRLRKALSKKWREIILKDHTYRNRVINILDFIN is encoded by the coding sequence ATGCAACGTCCCCAAAGAATCCGCATCAAAAACGAATCCGAAAAATTGCAATCTCTGCCTGAAGGTAAAGAATACTTTCAAGACCTAGGGGGAGATGGTGATATACTTTTTCTGGGCCTGGGCCCAAATCCTTGCCAAGCGCTTGAATTATTTAGTGAAGAAGGCAAAGCCCACTACATAGAATGCCCAGACTTTGAAAAACAAATCCCTACAGTCCGAAAAATTTCAAACAAGTTTACGAGAATTAACCCAGAAGAACTTGATGCTTTACCTGAAAAGAATTTCCGCTTGATATTATATACGCCTAACAAAAGGCTATTCCCTTCATTCTGGGAACCCATCATATCAAAGCTTGCACTACAGAAAACCGCTTTTTTTTCAAAAATTAAAAGCAAGACTGTGTGGATTCCGGGTAACGACAATTCGTTGCTTGTACCCGAACTGTCTCGCGCCTTCGCAGGTGCAGACTTCACATACAGGGTTATCGCGCCGGACGCAATGCAGCGGGACCTCCTATCCCTTCTAAATCAAGAACGTCCCGAAATAATTTTCAGCATAAACTTTAACGGACTGGATAATTCGGGTGAAACGTATTTCATGCTGCGCGAGGCTGGAGTTAAAGTCGTTGTTTGGATGGTGGACAACCCCTTCCATATAATCTCCGGCATTAAATCCGAATATTGGAAAGAAGTACCCATGCTTGTCACGGACGAATGGTTCGTCAACCCCCTTAAAGATCTTGGCGCCAAAAAGGTAAACCACCTACCACTCGCAACCGATCCTGAATTCTTCAATCCAGATGTTCCGGAATATACAGGGCTTGAGAATCGAACAGTTTTTGCGGGTAGATCTAGTTTTCCAAAGAAAGATACATTTTTTGCAGGATGCTCCTTTTCGACACAAGACGAGCAAGCGGCAATAAAGGCTATCGCAAATGGTATTAAGCCCGATTTTGAATGGTGGGCAAAGCGCGACGAACTCACCTCATTCTGGCCGGGAAAAAATGTCCGAGATACGGGATTTAAGACAGAGCAATCCGGTACAATATGGCGCACCCAAGCTCTTGATAATGCGGGAACTAATCTGACAATTTTCGGTGACAAAGGTTGGAGAGAATTACTTACAAACGCAGACATTCGCCCGCCTATAGACTACTTTACGGTACTACCTGCGATTTATGCAGGAGCAGCTATTACGTTAAACATGACAAGTCCACTATTACCAAACGGGCTGACGCAGCGGAATTTCGATGTGTGGAGTGCGGGTGGATTTCTTCTAACAGACTATACGCCAGGACTTTCAATTTTCCCTGAGGATCTTGTTGCTGAATGTTCATTTTCTAAGCCAAAGGACTTACCAGCCCTTTCCGATAAGTTTCACGCAAACCCGAGACTCAGGAAAGCTCTTTCAAAAAAATGGCGCGAAATAATTTTAAAAGATCACACTTACCGGAACAGGGTTATTAACATCCTTGATTTTATAAACTAA
- a CDS encoding sensor domain-containing diguanylate cyclase, translating into MSLRLKLISALTTILVVAFISVSLFNYNVSRDSARDEIQHSALPLTRDNIYSEMQSGLMRPLFVSSLMANDIFLKDWVAEGETDVVQIMRYLGEIREKYGFFTSFFVSAKTSDYFYYDGVLKTVSKHDRHDVWYYDFVDSGLPYDFDVDSNEAADDILTIFINHRVEDRDGNLLGVTGVGLKMDQVAGLLKTFTEKYSKNIFLVDPEGVVQAHTDKNLIEKLNINDVPGLGSIAREVLDMDRKNPALFKYKNGDETVHLTARFIPEFHWFLIVEQNESIAMKAARDNFIRTLSIGALATLLIIFLSIISINHFQVRLEVQANTDELTGIANRRSFERRVDSAMSKYSKNGSPFSVVLLDIDGFKAVNDTCGHNEGDRVIKEVSGVIDSSIRDSDICARWGGDEFIILVHGDSEQAAIIAERIRSSVENTSVCAEISEKAVEGMIVTVSCGVAQYIVGDTLDSLNIRADNAMYESKDKGKNRVVVA; encoded by the coding sequence ATGTCTCTACGTCTTAAATTGATATCGGCGCTAACGACTATTTTAGTTGTCGCTTTTATTTCGGTATCTTTATTCAATTATAATGTTTCCCGGGATTCCGCTCGTGATGAAATTCAGCATTCAGCACTGCCACTAACCCGTGACAATATATATTCAGAAATGCAGTCTGGTCTTATGCGTCCGCTGTTTGTTTCTTCCTTGATGGCAAATGATATATTTTTGAAAGACTGGGTTGCCGAAGGCGAGACTGACGTTGTTCAAATTATGCGTTATCTCGGAGAAATAAGAGAGAAATACGGGTTCTTCACTTCATTTTTTGTTTCTGCTAAAACCAGCGACTACTTTTATTATGATGGAGTTCTAAAGACTGTCTCAAAACATGATAGGCACGACGTTTGGTACTATGACTTTGTTGACTCTGGGTTACCTTATGATTTTGATGTGGACTCAAATGAGGCCGCTGATGATATTCTAACTATTTTTATAAATCATAGAGTTGAAGACCGTGATGGCAATCTTCTTGGAGTGACCGGCGTTGGTCTTAAGATGGATCAAGTCGCCGGACTTCTTAAGACATTTACTGAAAAGTATTCTAAAAATATTTTTCTCGTAGACCCCGAAGGGGTTGTTCAGGCGCACACTGATAAAAATTTAATTGAAAAATTAAACATTAACGATGTGCCGGGGCTTGGAAGTATAGCTCGCGAAGTGCTTGATATGGATAGAAAGAATCCTGCATTGTTCAAGTACAAAAATGGCGATGAAACTGTACATCTGACTGCTCGTTTTATTCCTGAATTTCATTGGTTCTTAATCGTTGAGCAGAACGAAAGCATTGCAATGAAAGCTGCTCGGGATAACTTTATCAGAACGTTAAGTATCGGTGCGCTGGCTACTTTGCTCATAATATTTTTATCGATAATATCAATTAATCATTTTCAGGTACGACTCGAGGTTCAGGCAAATACTGATGAACTTACGGGAATTGCCAATCGCAGATCTTTCGAGAGAAGAGTTGATTCCGCGATGAGCAAGTACTCTAAGAATGGCAGCCCTTTTTCTGTTGTACTACTTGATATTGACGGGTTTAAAGCCGTGAACGATACCTGTGGACATAATGAAGGGGATCGCGTGATTAAAGAGGTTTCGGGTGTTATTGATTCCAGCATAAGAGATAGTGATATTTGTGCTCGCTGGGGTGGAGATGAGTTTATTATTCTTGTCCATGGAGATAGCGAACAGGCGGCGATAATCGCTGAACGTATACGGAGCTCTGTGGAAAACACTAGCGTTTGCGCTGAGATATCAGAAAAAGCCGTTGAAGGTATGATCGTGACAGTCAGCTGTGGTGTAGCACAGTACATTGTTGGAGATACCCTTGATTCTTTGAATATTAGGGCCGATAATGCTATGTACGAGTCTAAAGATAAGGGTAAAAATAGGGTTGTTGTCGCTTAG
- the ruvB gene encoding Holliday junction branch migration DNA helicase RuvB, with amino-acid sequence MIESTLPDDNIRPQRLTDFIGQDDLRSNLDVFIQAARGRGTAMDHTLFYGNPGLGKTTLARIISSELGVNLISTSGPVIERSGDLAAILTNLSRNDILFIDEIHRVPSSVEEVLYPAMEDFNLDLIIGQGPAARTVKIDLEPFTLVGATTRLGLLTSPLRDRFGCIFRLEFYSPDELAHIVTRAARIFDLEVTDEGAFMIGRRSRGTPRIANRLLRRVRDYATVHGDGVVNAEIADMALDRLDVDPFGLDQMDRKILSVLIDQFGGGPVGIKTIAVACSEEVRTIEDIYEPYLIQCGFLKRTSRGRVATAKAYQHLQSHGNSKTLF; translated from the coding sequence ATGATCGAGAGCACTCTTCCTGATGATAATATTAGACCGCAGCGGCTTACCGATTTTATCGGTCAGGATGACTTGCGCAGCAATCTGGATGTATTCATTCAGGCGGCACGCGGGCGCGGAACTGCGATGGATCATACTTTGTTTTATGGCAATCCCGGCCTTGGCAAAACTACGCTGGCCCGGATTATTTCCTCTGAACTGGGTGTGAACCTGATTTCCACTTCCGGCCCAGTTATAGAGAGAAGCGGAGACCTTGCCGCAATTCTTACCAATCTTTCTCGTAACGATATCCTTTTCATTGATGAAATTCATCGGGTGCCTTCCTCTGTTGAGGAAGTGCTTTACCCCGCTATGGAAGACTTTAACCTTGACTTGATTATAGGTCAGGGCCCGGCTGCTAGGACTGTTAAAATTGACCTTGAGCCGTTCACCCTAGTTGGCGCGACAACTCGCTTAGGCCTTCTCACCTCGCCTCTTCGCGACAGATTTGGATGTATTTTCAGACTGGAATTTTACTCTCCCGACGAGCTGGCGCATATTGTTACCCGTGCCGCGCGTATCTTTGATCTGGAAGTTACAGATGAGGGTGCATTCATGATTGGTAGACGTTCGCGCGGGACTCCCCGTATTGCGAATAGACTGCTTCGCCGTGTGCGGGATTATGCCACAGTGCATGGTGATGGTGTTGTTAACGCAGAGATTGCAGATATGGCCCTTGATCGCCTTGATGTAGATCCTTTCGGCCTTGACCAGATGGACCGTAAGATTCTCTCTGTTTTGATTGATCAGTTTGGAGGCGGTCCGGTTGGTATTAAAACAATCGCGGTTGCCTGCTCGGAAGAAGTTAGAACTATCGAAGATATTTATGAACCTTATCTCATTCAGTGCGGTTTTTTGAAGAGAACTTCACGGGGCAGAGTGGCAACAGCAAAAGCCTATCAGCATCTACAGTCTCACGGAAATTCTAAAACTTTATTTTAA
- the ruvA gene encoding Holliday junction branch migration protein RuvA — MIAYIHGKLLEATDKSCIVLTSGGVGYELFLTLTAISTLPASGSDVTFYVYTVVREDALDLYAFPCFDDREVFQTLISIDRLGPKKALAILSQFNPKELQDIVFREDVKTLSVVPGIGPKSARQILWSLKDKMDKLSLATIRSGACPTEGDRSEFLDALSGLRNLGYADDEVRTFLKDIFDEEPDLDAAGAIRVALKKISQSKK, encoded by the coding sequence ATGATTGCCTATATTCACGGTAAACTGCTTGAGGCAACAGACAAGTCCTGCATAGTGCTTACCTCCGGCGGGGTGGGATATGAACTATTTCTTACCCTCACAGCCATTTCAACGCTCCCGGCGTCCGGTTCTGACGTCACGTTTTATGTTTATACTGTAGTTAGAGAAGATGCCCTCGATCTTTACGCTTTCCCTTGCTTCGATGACCGCGAAGTATTTCAGACCCTGATTTCTATAGATCGCCTCGGACCTAAAAAAGCGCTGGCTATACTTTCGCAGTTTAATCCGAAAGAATTACAGGATATTGTTTTCCGCGAAGATGTTAAAACTTTATCTGTTGTTCCAGGTATCGGCCCTAAATCTGCGCGCCAGATTCTATGGTCCCTTAAAGATAAGATGGATAAGCTTTCGCTTGCCACTATCCGCTCTGGAGCTTGCCCTACTGAGGGGGACAGAAGCGAATTTCTTGATGCTCTATCAGGCCTGCGCAATCTGGGCTATGCGGATGACGAAGTTAGAACTTTCCTTAAAGATATTTTTGATGAAGAGCCTGATCTTGACGCGGCTGGTGCGATACGGGTGGCGTTAAAGAAAATTTCCCAAAGTAAAAAGTAG
- a CDS encoding BON domain-containing protein, with product MQNFKTLCLLIFTLTCLNGCTASILMPPLPGPTMIPSAMGSIYTAYAASVDERGFQTIVEDELLEANIQSKILHQKDLEVLGVSTYSYNGHIYIVGQFDQKEDFNMLRKIVRSAGKVNSLTTFLFAESEDAICNAAEDYILQSEVKAALLDNDSVWGTNIAVKSVQCNIVLLGRVGDINEIEHAKRTAFQIEGVQTVKSFLRSSKQNNYHLRGSKVATLK from the coding sequence ATGCAGAACTTTAAGACACTATGCCTATTGATCTTCACACTTACCTGCTTAAACGGCTGTACGGCTTCCATACTCATGCCGCCTTTACCAGGACCGACAATGATCCCTTCTGCTATGGGCTCAATCTATACGGCTTATGCTGCAAGTGTGGACGAACGAGGTTTCCAGACAATTGTTGAAGACGAGCTTCTGGAAGCCAACATCCAATCCAAGATACTCCACCAGAAGGACCTCGAAGTTCTAGGCGTTAGCACCTACTCATACAACGGTCATATATATATAGTTGGGCAGTTCGATCAAAAGGAAGATTTCAATATGCTTCGTAAGATTGTCAGAAGCGCAGGCAAGGTTAATTCACTTACAACTTTTCTTTTTGCCGAGTCAGAAGATGCTATTTGTAACGCAGCTGAAGATTACATACTGCAATCAGAAGTGAAGGCCGCACTACTTGATAATGACTCCGTCTGGGGGACGAACATCGCAGTGAAGTCTGTTCAATGTAATATTGTTCTTCTAGGCAGAGTTGGAGATATCAACGAGATAGAGCACGCAAAGCGAACAGCATTCCAAATAGAAGGAGTTCAAACAGTGAAGTCTTTTCTTCGCTCAAGCAAGCAAAATAATTACCATTTGCGCGGAAGTAAAGTTGCTACCTTAAAGTAA
- a CDS encoding transposase, with translation MDERTAMFKNLTSSEEEAKNFLIANCFGDRKPFCPRCRENKLYTLSGSRYRCSSCKYTFQDFSGRWINNGGLSCTEWIQLIKLFAEDNTAHAISLDLGISYNAAYKAISSLRFAILAQAIDAVQLLGPETGLNKHLKNKKLTGIPAKSGSEIIPVFGILEKNGWVFIDLMQNISAESVFHFNHNFHLKLVRHGSIIHTDRYQKYTALILCGDDSLPLDYIRKYPGVTPEIETSGGEFWKFARDRFKRYKGISPHRFPLYLKELEFRFNNRNKDLFELLVNYVCKIVPDVD, from the coding sequence ATGGATGAACGCACAGCAATGTTTAAAAATTTGACATCCTCGGAAGAGGAAGCCAAAAATTTCCTTATCGCCAATTGCTTTGGGGACAGAAAACCCTTCTGCCCAAGATGCAGAGAAAACAAGTTATACACGCTTAGCGGCAGTCGTTATCGTTGTTCATCATGTAAATATACATTTCAGGACTTCAGCGGTAGATGGATTAATAATGGGGGGCTATCCTGTACAGAGTGGATACAACTTATTAAACTTTTTGCTGAAGACAACACCGCGCATGCTATCTCGCTAGATTTGGGTATTTCATACAATGCAGCCTACAAGGCTATTTCATCCTTAAGGTTTGCGATTCTGGCTCAGGCAATTGATGCTGTGCAGCTTCTCGGACCGGAAACAGGCCTTAACAAGCACCTGAAGAATAAAAAACTGACCGGAATACCCGCAAAATCAGGTTCAGAAATTATTCCTGTATTCGGCATACTCGAGAAAAATGGCTGGGTGTTTATTGACCTTATGCAAAATATAAGTGCTGAATCAGTTTTCCATTTCAACCATAATTTCCATCTTAAATTAGTACGCCACGGAAGTATTATTCATACTGACCGTTATCAAAAGTACACAGCTCTCATACTTTGCGGAGACGACTCATTGCCGCTGGACTACATCCGTAAATATCCAGGAGTAACCCCTGAAATTGAAACTTCGGGCGGTGAATTCTGGAAGTTCGCAAGAGACAGGTTCAAACGTTACAAAGGAATTTCTCCGCATAGATTCCCTCTGTACCTCAAAGAGCTTGAATTTAGGTTTAATAACCGTAACAAGGATCTCTTTGAACTTTTGGTAAACTATGTTTGTAAAATCGTCCCTGATGTAGATTAA
- a CDS encoding GntR family transcriptional regulator has product MSNEEGLKRRVLRDDVVEYIIEEILRGDLKPGERVVETKVSRDLHVSQGAVREALRDLKARGFVEAEPYKGSRVKVFLAEDFEDYCKIRLELEVFAVQWAIEKDTSKVEELSAIVALMYERAKANDELLIRKADVKFHELLIDSAENKSLRIAWDALANDYWIYIGVNAEIKNFPLLMEQADKHRLIVEAISAGDLDLVRNSLESHFSIVQ; this is encoded by the coding sequence ATGAGTAATGAAGAAGGTCTTAAACGGCGTGTTTTACGAGATGATGTCGTCGAATATATCATTGAAGAAATTTTGCGTGGAGATTTGAAGCCTGGCGAGAGAGTTGTTGAAACTAAGGTTTCAAGAGATCTGCATGTCAGTCAGGGTGCAGTGCGTGAAGCTCTAAGGGATTTAAAGGCTCGGGGTTTTGTAGAGGCTGAGCCTTACAAAGGTTCTAGAGTTAAAGTCTTTTTGGCGGAAGATTTTGAAGATTACTGCAAGATTCGGTTGGAACTTGAGGTTTTTGCTGTCCAGTGGGCTATAGAAAAGGACACTTCTAAGGTTGAAGAGCTTAGCGCTATAGTTGCCCTCATGTATGAAAGAGCTAAAGCAAATGATGAACTGTTGATCCGTAAAGCTGATGTGAAATTTCACGAGCTGCTTATAGATTCCGCAGAAAACAAGTCACTGCGTATCGCATGGGATGCACTAGCCAATGATTATTGGATATATATCGGTGTTAATGCTGAAATCAAGAATTTTCCATTGTTGATGGAGCAGGCTGATAAGCATCGTTTAATTGTCGAGGCCATTTCTGCTGGTGATTTAGATTTGGTGAGAAATAGTTTAGAAAGCCACTTTAGTATTGTCCAATAG
- a CDS encoding RlmE family RNA methyltransferase, with translation MKTYQDHYFKKAQKDNYPARSVYKLMEIDKRFHIFSPGQKVLDLGAAPGSWTLFSAKKVGPKGYVLGVDIQTTITKFPENVTYLQTDVFEDSSVLLDAMAEHLPYDLIISDMAPKTTGVRFADQLHSLELCERARDLVPRRLKKGGHFVVKIFDSSDVRGYTDSLRKMFSRVKNFKPKSSREESMELFIVALGFRGIEE, from the coding sequence ATGAAAACATATCAAGATCATTACTTCAAAAAAGCGCAAAAGGATAATTATCCTGCTCGTTCAGTATATAAGCTTATGGAAATTGACAAACGATTTCACATATTTTCACCGGGGCAAAAAGTTTTAGATCTGGGAGCCGCTCCGGGATCATGGACCTTGTTCTCAGCTAAAAAGGTCGGTCCTAAAGGATATGTTCTCGGTGTGGATATTCAGACGACTATAACTAAATTTCCTGAGAACGTGACTTATTTACAAACAGATGTTTTCGAAGATTCTTCTGTTCTGCTGGATGCGATGGCAGAGCACCTTCCTTATGATCTGATTATCAGTGACATGGCTCCCAAAACAACTGGAGTTCGGTTTGCTGACCAGCTTCATTCACTTGAGCTGTGTGAGAGAGCTAGAGATCTGGTTCCTCGCAGACTTAAGAAGGGCGGTCATTTTGTTGTAAAGATTTTTGATAGCTCTGACGTAAGAGGGTACACGGACTCATTACGTAAGATGTTTTCAAGGGTGAAAAATTTCAAGCCGAAAAGTTCCAGAGAAGAAAGTATGGAGCTTTTTATTGTAGCGCTTGGCTTTCGTGGCATTGAAGAGTAA